From a single Rhodococcus qingshengii JCM 15477 genomic region:
- a CDS encoding MarR family winged helix-turn-helix transcriptional regulator, whose translation MPATESTPSLSGRPLSSRIGYGLVKAALRVRQSYAEALSRVGLLPNHHAILSTLDELGPCHQKELASRVVVDPGDIVAYLDSLQESGYVVRERDQSDRRRQVVSITDSGVAKLIEGDAALDAVEQEVFESLTDQERETLTVVSAKLTGPTARPSEA comes from the coding sequence ATGCCTGCGACCGAATCGACGCCATCGCTCTCCGGCAGGCCGCTTTCGAGTCGGATCGGATACGGCTTGGTCAAAGCCGCACTCCGCGTGAGGCAGTCGTACGCGGAGGCTTTGTCTCGCGTCGGACTGCTGCCCAATCATCACGCCATTCTCAGCACACTCGATGAACTCGGCCCATGCCATCAAAAGGAGCTTGCTTCCCGAGTGGTGGTCGACCCCGGTGACATCGTTGCCTATCTCGACAGTCTGCAGGAATCGGGATACGTTGTGCGCGAACGTGATCAATCTGATCGGCGTAGGCAGGTCGTATCGATCACGGACTCCGGAGTAGCGAAGTTGATCGAGGGTGATGCGGCCCTCGACGCCGTCGAGCAAGAGGTCTTCGAGTCGTTGACCGATCAGGAACGTGAGACATTGACGGTCGTATCCGCCAAGCTCACGGGGCCGACGGCGCGGCCGTCAGAGGCCTGA
- a CDS encoding acyl-CoA dehydrogenase family protein: protein MATKRKPSWHDDEITAVAELARGFFDRELIAKREQWDAQHRVDRSVWLEAGKLGLLCCSIPEEYGGGGGTFAHDLAVFEAQGYCGDYALGNSVHSGIVAHYVLEYGSEEQKKAWLPGMATGEILGAIGMTEPGTGSDLKAITTSAIRDGDHYVVNGSKTFITNGGSADMIVLAVKTDPKAGAKGVSLLIVDLRDCEGFAVGRVLDKVGQHGADTSELSFTDVRVPVSNLLGESEGLGFGQLMAQLVQERLIIGAQAIGTIERAVEESVAYTKARQAFGHSLFEFQNTAFELAECQTIARTCRVFLDNCIEDHLNGELDGADAAMVKYWLTEQQCAVVDRCVQLYGGYGYMREYAIARMYEDSRVQKIYAGANEVMKGIIAKSL, encoded by the coding sequence ATGGCGACCAAGCGCAAGCCGTCGTGGCACGACGACGAGATCACCGCAGTAGCCGAACTGGCCCGTGGTTTCTTCGATCGTGAACTGATCGCCAAGCGTGAGCAGTGGGACGCTCAGCATCGCGTCGACCGGTCCGTGTGGCTCGAAGCCGGCAAGCTCGGTCTGCTGTGCTGCTCGATTCCCGAGGAATACGGCGGGGGCGGTGGAACTTTCGCGCACGATCTCGCTGTCTTCGAGGCGCAGGGCTACTGCGGTGACTATGCGCTCGGTAACTCCGTGCACAGTGGCATCGTCGCCCACTACGTGCTCGAATACGGAAGCGAAGAGCAGAAGAAGGCCTGGCTGCCAGGTATGGCGACGGGCGAAATCCTCGGCGCCATCGGAATGACCGAGCCCGGAACAGGTTCCGACCTCAAGGCAATCACCACCTCCGCGATCCGTGACGGTGACCACTACGTCGTGAACGGGTCGAAGACCTTCATCACCAATGGTGGCAGCGCAGACATGATCGTGCTTGCCGTCAAGACCGACCCCAAGGCGGGCGCCAAGGGTGTCTCGCTCCTGATCGTGGATCTTCGTGACTGCGAAGGCTTTGCGGTCGGCCGCGTGCTCGACAAGGTCGGTCAGCACGGCGCAGATACGTCGGAGCTGTCCTTCACCGACGTTCGCGTTCCCGTCTCGAACCTCCTCGGTGAGTCCGAGGGGCTCGGCTTCGGTCAGTTGATGGCGCAGCTGGTGCAGGAACGCCTCATCATCGGCGCGCAGGCCATCGGCACCATCGAGCGTGCAGTCGAGGAGAGCGTTGCATACACCAAGGCGCGTCAAGCGTTCGGGCACAGCCTCTTCGAGTTCCAGAACACCGCCTTCGAGCTGGCCGAGTGCCAGACGATCGCACGCACCTGCCGTGTCTTCCTCGACAACTGCATCGAGGATCACCTCAACGGCGAGCTGGACGGCGCAGACGCCGCGATGGTCAAGTACTGGCTCACCGAGCAGCAATGCGCCGTCGTCGACCGGTGCGTGCAGCTCTACGGCGGATACGGTTACATGCGTGAATACGCGATCGCGCGCATGTACGAAGACTCCCGCGTCCAGAAGATCTACGCCGGCGCCAACGAAGTGATGAAGGGCATCATCGCGAAGAGTCTTTGA
- a CDS encoding SpoIID/LytB domain-containing protein: protein MARSGRSGTAGKKPVSGRAGRFLVGGPGRRTSLMRISVLGLVPALALGVAIGGFTQIRADEPSILHAVAADTQFTLSGHGNGHGRGMGQWGAYGYAKNDGWSGERILSHYYGGTVLDSMPPAQMSVRLTAQDNSTLDVYSDAGLVVNGQRTAPGEAAHLTALPGGGAQVVVTSGCGGGVVWEAVTDHPWVDPVDLGPDRPADQFLKLCNNDAPYRGALGVVLDNGSARTVNLLDMEDYLLGVVPVEAKAEWADSGGAEALRAQAVAARSYAATEHRSSYADTCDTQDCQVYGGAGKEDPRTTEAVRSTAGAVLSHDGKIVATEFSSSTGGYSSGGEFPAVEDLGDALSPNHDWTVNLTAGQIADAFDVGELQSLKILSRNGFGTDGGRVTAVEVVGTNATVGATGIQFRQKLGLKSDWFTIGDGAGVVVAPDSESTVPESNSPSDDPSGTVTETQIEKKYRELGGESGSLGAPAGPEMQLPSEAGTFRVYENGTIIWTKVLGAQVVDANVLREWIPTGGS, encoded by the coding sequence ATGGCGAGAAGCGGAAGAAGCGGAACTGCAGGTAAGAAGCCTGTGTCCGGTCGCGCAGGTCGCTTTCTGGTGGGCGGGCCCGGGAGGCGAACCTCGCTGATGCGGATCTCGGTCCTCGGTCTCGTTCCGGCTCTTGCGCTCGGCGTCGCGATCGGAGGTTTCACGCAAATCCGCGCTGACGAGCCGTCGATCCTGCACGCCGTCGCTGCCGACACGCAATTCACGCTCTCCGGTCACGGCAACGGACATGGCCGTGGAATGGGCCAGTGGGGCGCTTACGGCTACGCCAAGAACGACGGCTGGTCCGGCGAGCGAATCCTCAGTCACTACTACGGCGGAACCGTCCTGGACTCGATGCCGCCCGCCCAGATGAGTGTGCGGCTCACGGCCCAGGACAACTCGACGCTCGACGTCTACTCCGACGCCGGCCTCGTGGTCAACGGTCAGCGCACCGCGCCCGGCGAGGCTGCCCATCTCACTGCACTGCCCGGTGGCGGTGCGCAGGTAGTGGTCACCAGCGGGTGCGGTGGCGGGGTTGTCTGGGAAGCGGTCACCGACCATCCGTGGGTGGACCCGGTGGACCTCGGTCCTGATCGACCCGCCGACCAGTTCCTGAAGCTGTGCAACAACGACGCGCCCTATCGAGGCGCCCTCGGCGTAGTGCTCGACAACGGCTCGGCTCGGACAGTCAATCTCCTCGACATGGAGGACTACCTGCTCGGCGTGGTGCCGGTCGAAGCGAAGGCCGAATGGGCCGATTCCGGTGGGGCCGAAGCGCTACGGGCGCAAGCCGTGGCAGCACGCTCGTACGCTGCGACCGAGCATCGCAGCTCGTACGCCGACACCTGCGACACTCAGGACTGCCAGGTCTACGGCGGAGCGGGCAAGGAAGATCCCCGCACCACCGAAGCCGTCCGGTCCACCGCCGGCGCCGTTCTGTCGCATGACGGCAAGATCGTTGCCACCGAATTCTCCTCGTCCACAGGAGGTTACAGCTCCGGCGGTGAATTCCCGGCCGTCGAGGATCTCGGTGACGCCCTTTCTCCGAATCATGACTGGACAGTGAATCTGACCGCAGGGCAGATTGCGGACGCCTTCGATGTGGGTGAGCTGCAATCGCTCAAGATTCTCTCGCGCAACGGATTCGGTACCGACGGCGGGCGAGTGACGGCAGTCGAGGTAGTCGGAACAAATGCAACTGTTGGCGCCACCGGAATTCAGTTCCGCCAGAAACTCGGCCTGAAATCCGACTGGTTCACCATCGGTGACGGTGCGGGTGTGGTAGTGGCACCGGATTCGGAATCGACAGTGCCGGAATCCAATTCGCCATCCGACGATCCATCGGGTACGGTTACGGAGACGCAGATCGAGAAGAAGTATCGGGAGCTCGGCGGTGAAAGCGGCTCTCTCGGTGCTCCTGCCGGCCCGGAGATGCAGTTGCCCTCCGAAGCAGGCACTTTCCGTGTCTACGAAAACGGAACCATCATCTGGACAAAGGTTTTGGGCGCGCAGGTAGTTGATGCCAACGTGCTCCGCGAGTGGATACCGACGGGCGGAAGCTAG
- a CDS encoding thiolase family protein produces MTTPEPIVIVDGARTPVGSFGGVFKDVPAHELGAAAAKAALSRAGVAPEDIDEVVMGCIGQVGPDAYNARRVGIAAGLPENVPAYTVNRLCGSGLQAVWSAAMQMRWGAAAITLAGGDESMSRMPFYDFAARSGYKLGDRSLVDGTVAMLTDPFSKAHMGRTAEAVARKYGVSREQQDEFAVESQRRAATDAAKAAFAEEITPVETGGRRSVTVTEDEHPKPGTTVETLAKLRPAFEEGGSVTAGNASGINDGAGALVLATGTEAAKRGLTGLVTLETVTTAAMEPGLMGYAPVLALEKLFAQTGLKPSDIGTAEVNEAFASQAIAVIRDSGLDPEKTNPYGGAIALGHPVGATGAILTLRAARDMVRRDLEFGIVTMCIGGGQALAALLKRV; encoded by the coding sequence ATGACCACACCCGAACCGATCGTCATCGTCGACGGGGCCAGGACCCCCGTCGGTAGCTTCGGCGGCGTCTTCAAGGACGTACCCGCGCACGAGTTGGGCGCCGCAGCAGCCAAGGCCGCGCTGAGCCGCGCCGGCGTTGCGCCCGAAGACATCGACGAGGTCGTCATGGGCTGCATCGGCCAGGTCGGCCCGGACGCCTACAACGCACGCCGCGTCGGCATCGCCGCCGGACTGCCCGAGAACGTCCCCGCCTACACCGTCAACCGTCTCTGTGGCAGCGGCCTGCAGGCTGTGTGGTCTGCGGCGATGCAGATGCGATGGGGTGCAGCTGCCATCACGCTCGCCGGCGGTGACGAGAGCATGTCTCGCATGCCCTTCTACGACTTCGCCGCCCGCTCGGGCTACAAGCTCGGCGATCGCAGCCTCGTCGACGGCACCGTCGCGATGCTCACCGACCCGTTCAGCAAGGCTCACATGGGCCGCACTGCCGAAGCCGTCGCCCGTAAGTACGGCGTCAGTCGCGAGCAGCAGGACGAGTTCGCCGTCGAATCTCAGCGCCGCGCCGCTACCGACGCAGCGAAGGCGGCATTCGCCGAGGAAATCACTCCCGTCGAGACCGGTGGTCGGCGCTCCGTCACCGTCACCGAGGACGAGCATCCCAAGCCCGGAACCACCGTCGAAACCCTCGCCAAGCTGCGCCCCGCATTCGAAGAGGGCGGATCCGTCACCGCCGGTAACGCGTCGGGCATCAACGACGGCGCCGGCGCACTCGTCCTCGCGACGGGCACCGAGGCAGCCAAGCGTGGTCTCACCGGACTGGTCACGCTCGAAACCGTCACGACGGCAGCCATGGAGCCCGGCCTGATGGGCTACGCTCCCGTGCTCGCTCTCGAAAAGCTCTTTGCACAAACAGGATTGAAGCCGTCCGACATCGGCACCGCCGAGGTCAACGAGGCGTTCGCTTCGCAGGCCATCGCCGTCATCCGTGACAGTGGCCTGGATCCGGAGAAGACCAACCCGTACGGCGGAGCGATCGCCCTCGGACACCCGGTCGGCGCCACCGGAGCCATCCTCACCCTGCGTGCCGCGCGCGACATGGTTCGCCGCGACCTCGAATTCGGCATCGTCACCATGTGCATCGGCGGCGGTCAGGCACTCGCTGCCCTGCTGAAGCGGGTCTGA
- a CDS encoding MBL fold metallo-hydrolase, with amino-acid sequence MSFTIDVGSARVTQLTELAHWPFPPRELFPHAGEAEIEDASARLAPAFFDADSGDLVLAIHTYLVEIGGKAVVVDTGNGNSKHRPNLLPHHMFGTDYLSRFAATGVSVDDVDLVVSTHLHPDHCGWNTALDAETWRPTFPRATYIFDRTELAALEQLAADGPHEGVVSDLAQTFEDSVRPVLDGAKWEAVDDGHVLAESEGTRVVVRSAPGHTPGHIVIEIRTADGGAVIAGDVIHHPIQFLYPDLSQGGDADPEIARVTRRELLERCASEGLLLLPAHFPVDEPITVRLNEDDRPMAPSIYVARPA; translated from the coding sequence ATGAGCTTCACCATCGACGTCGGGTCGGCGCGCGTCACCCAACTGACAGAGCTGGCGCACTGGCCGTTTCCGCCGCGAGAGCTTTTTCCGCACGCGGGTGAGGCGGAGATAGAGGACGCGTCGGCGCGGCTGGCACCGGCGTTCTTCGACGCGGATAGCGGTGACCTCGTACTTGCCATCCACACCTACCTGGTGGAGATCGGCGGCAAGGCCGTCGTCGTCGACACCGGCAACGGAAACAGCAAGCACCGGCCGAACCTCTTGCCGCATCACATGTTCGGCACCGACTACCTCTCACGCTTCGCAGCCACCGGTGTGTCCGTCGACGACGTCGATCTGGTGGTCAGCACACATCTGCACCCTGACCACTGTGGCTGGAACACCGCCCTCGACGCCGAAACCTGGCGGCCTACCTTCCCCCGCGCGACCTACATTTTCGATCGCACCGAGCTGGCCGCGCTCGAACAACTCGCCGCCGACGGTCCACACGAAGGAGTGGTCTCGGATCTGGCGCAGACCTTCGAGGACAGCGTCCGTCCCGTTCTGGACGGGGCGAAGTGGGAGGCGGTCGACGACGGCCACGTCCTGGCCGAGTCCGAAGGCACACGCGTCGTCGTTCGCAGCGCGCCCGGCCACACGCCGGGGCACATCGTGATCGAGATCCGCACTGCCGACGGCGGCGCCGTCATCGCCGGCGACGTGATCCACCATCCGATCCAGTTTCTGTACCCGGACCTCAGCCAGGGCGGCGACGCGGATCCCGAGATCGCCAGGGTCACCCGCCGCGAACTTCTCGAACGCTGCGCGTCGGAGGGACTGCTTCTACTTCCCGCACACTTTCCGGTCGACGAACCGATCACGGTTCGGTTGAACGAGGACGATCGCCCGATGGCACCTTCGATATATGTTGCGAGGCCTGCATAG
- a CDS encoding PucR family transcriptional regulator — MPITLRQLCATEQFGLRVLAGHDQLDRTLTWAHVSELPDPTPFLDGGELLLITGVSLPTTAAETTRFVRTLVAAGIAGIGFGTGLGYEQAPQTLVDAATRFSVPLLDVPLRTPFIALTKAVSKAQSDDDMKALRSNYQSLRRLLQAAVTVNGTRAVVRRVAELIGGWAALLDSAGHTVEISHTAAAAGIERTAPERDARPMEVSFLTSENEDVISHPLLTSRGKLMGYLVAGCPGAVGSLNQGIVIAAASLLTLMTARTRDAQLTMNHLRTVAMHQLFEGQNALARNISGELWGGFPVEPFQVFHVAGPSGLLESVSVSLLDGLSRDLAFGITDGALIAVVSATDSGRILARVNEIDVTVGVSDMLWWDDLSRARRQAAQAAAEAGARNLPSMRFAELSESGLSAFLDQDRSTAFAAAHLRPLLEAKGGSDLYRTLAMWLAHNGVGDAAATALNIHRHTLRSRLARIESLLQLDLGSPTERAELWLEYRLLGDAPTI, encoded by the coding sequence ATGCCCATCACGCTCCGCCAGCTTTGTGCGACCGAACAGTTCGGCCTTCGCGTCCTGGCTGGGCACGACCAGCTCGATCGCACCCTGACCTGGGCACATGTCTCCGAACTTCCCGACCCGACGCCCTTCCTCGACGGCGGTGAACTACTACTCATCACCGGGGTGTCACTACCGACGACGGCCGCGGAAACGACCCGATTCGTACGGACCCTGGTGGCGGCCGGAATTGCCGGAATCGGTTTCGGAACCGGCCTCGGATACGAGCAGGCGCCACAGACTCTGGTGGATGCGGCCACCCGTTTCAGTGTGCCCCTTCTCGACGTCCCATTGCGAACACCTTTCATCGCCCTGACCAAAGCGGTGTCGAAGGCGCAATCCGACGACGACATGAAAGCGCTGCGCAGCAATTACCAGAGCCTGCGGCGACTGCTTCAAGCTGCGGTGACGGTCAACGGCACCCGGGCAGTCGTACGACGGGTGGCGGAATTGATCGGCGGATGGGCGGCTCTGCTGGACTCGGCCGGACATACCGTCGAGATCTCACACACCGCCGCGGCCGCCGGAATCGAGCGAACTGCCCCCGAGCGCGACGCCCGCCCGATGGAAGTCAGTTTCCTCACGAGTGAGAACGAGGACGTCATCTCCCATCCGCTGCTGACGTCGAGGGGAAAGCTGATGGGGTACCTCGTCGCCGGCTGCCCCGGCGCCGTCGGTTCACTGAATCAGGGCATCGTCATCGCAGCCGCGTCTCTGCTCACGTTGATGACGGCTCGAACCCGAGACGCACAGCTGACGATGAACCACCTTCGTACCGTTGCGATGCATCAGCTGTTCGAGGGACAGAATGCGCTCGCCCGCAACATCTCCGGGGAACTGTGGGGAGGATTTCCGGTCGAGCCTTTCCAGGTCTTCCACGTAGCGGGCCCGAGTGGCCTGCTCGAGAGCGTGTCCGTCTCACTGCTCGATGGTCTCAGCCGCGATCTGGCGTTCGGCATCACCGACGGTGCACTGATTGCCGTCGTCTCGGCTACCGACAGCGGGCGAATCCTCGCCCGTGTCAACGAAATCGACGTCACCGTCGGCGTGTCGGACATGCTGTGGTGGGACGATCTCTCGCGCGCCAGACGCCAAGCCGCGCAGGCAGCAGCCGAGGCCGGTGCCCGCAACCTGCCTTCGATGCGGTTCGCCGAACTCTCGGAGAGCGGATTGTCCGCATTTCTCGACCAGGATCGCTCGACGGCATTCGCGGCGGCACACTTGCGCCCGCTTCTGGAAGCGAAGGGCGGTAGCGATCTCTACCGGACCTTGGCCATGTGGTTGGCACACAACGGGGTAGGCGACGCCGCAGCCACAGCGCTGAATATTCATCGGCATACGTTGCGCAGCAGACTCGCTCGGATCGAGAGCCTTCTCCAGCTCGACCTCGGCTCCCCCACGGAACGTGCGGAGTTGTGGCTCGAGTACCGCCTGCTCGGCGACGCCCCGACCATCTGA
- a CDS encoding N-acetylmuramoyl-L-alanine amidase, which yields MPHRRPKPSLVLGAVAAVAVASPFAVYGFTSTTSDVRSANETTSVAVPTQIAEVLLASVPDIIIPVKELTGLDLPDINLGDLRNLKLPTEIPLPPGITLPTELFPAPAAPGAPTETAPVPSEEEPGAVVKEVTRDTPFSMVALTSDTIASAQSKVRALAEDGTWGPWFTPDAIDSASSDQATNAGTATEPVFVGATKSIQILTPQGAAAPAAEVVPAPAPEAAPAPAPEAAPAEAPAATGELGYTPASVSKPLRQVTTAADAVTAVLIDPGASEADSNLQAVAAPLGGSGPSVITRAQWGADESLRCDSPTYDDFIGGATVHHTAGSNNYTKAESAGIVRSIYAYHAQTLGWCDVGYNVLVDKYGQTFEGRAGGLDKAVQGAHAGGFNENTTGIAMMGDYSTVEPSQATLNAVGKFLGWKLGMAGLDPKGRTTMYSEGTEFTPYPQGAAVDLPIIFAHRDVGNTACPGDAAYAHMNDIRNIAAANIGGTLNPSNPSNPSTPAPKPTTPVDTVTGGTGSSIPDLVTQILQITDNSPLAQKWIAEGGEIGRLGQALSGILQAKLGNQGALFQNGAVYTSPNGGVFTVLGEIFKSWQSFGSDAGELGLPISDEYSIPDGLRSDFENGSLIFNQITGMVTKVLKTYNETFAQEMANSAPVG from the coding sequence TTGCCACACCGTCGACCGAAGCCCTCGCTCGTACTCGGGGCTGTAGCCGCAGTGGCTGTCGCAAGTCCTTTTGCGGTCTACGGCTTCACGAGCACTACGTCCGATGTACGTTCCGCGAACGAGACGACGTCAGTAGCAGTGCCGACCCAGATCGCAGAGGTGCTCCTCGCGTCGGTGCCCGACATCATCATTCCGGTCAAGGAGCTGACCGGTCTCGATCTCCCCGACATCAACCTCGGTGATCTGAGAAACCTCAAGCTCCCGACCGAAATCCCGCTACCTCCCGGGATCACGCTGCCGACCGAGCTGTTCCCGGCACCCGCTGCTCCCGGCGCCCCGACCGAAACCGCTCCGGTTCCTTCCGAGGAAGAGCCAGGTGCCGTGGTCAAGGAAGTCACCCGCGACACTCCGTTCAGCATGGTCGCGTTGACCTCGGACACCATCGCCTCGGCGCAGTCCAAGGTCCGCGCCCTGGCCGAAGACGGCACCTGGGGCCCGTGGTTCACCCCTGACGCCATCGACTCCGCCAGCTCGGATCAGGCCACCAACGCCGGTACCGCCACCGAACCGGTCTTCGTCGGCGCCACCAAGTCCATCCAGATCCTCACGCCGCAGGGTGCCGCTGCTCCCGCAGCCGAGGTTGTGCCGGCCCCGGCTCCGGAAGCTGCCCCCGCGCCCGCTCCGGAAGCTGCCCCCGCTGAAGCACCCGCAGCCACCGGCGAACTCGGGTACACACCCGCTTCGGTGTCCAAGCCGCTTCGCCAGGTGACGACGGCAGCAGATGCCGTCACCGCCGTGTTGATCGACCCGGGTGCCAGCGAGGCAGACAGCAATCTGCAGGCCGTCGCAGCGCCGCTCGGCGGCAGCGGACCGTCCGTCATCACCCGTGCTCAGTGGGGAGCAGACGAGTCACTCCGCTGCGACTCCCCCACCTACGACGACTTCATCGGTGGCGCGACCGTTCACCACACCGCAGGTAGCAACAACTACACGAAGGCCGAATCGGCCGGCATCGTCCGCTCGATCTACGCCTACCACGCACAGACGCTCGGCTGGTGCGACGTCGGATACAACGTCCTCGTCGACAAGTACGGTCAGACCTTCGAAGGCCGCGCAGGCGGACTCGACAAGGCAGTTCAGGGTGCACACGCGGGTGGATTCAACGAGAACACCACCGGTATCGCGATGATGGGCGACTACTCCACCGTCGAGCCTTCGCAGGCGACGCTCAACGCCGTCGGCAAGTTCCTCGGTTGGAAGCTCGGCATGGCCGGACTCGATCCCAAGGGCCGAACGACGATGTACTCCGAGGGCACCGAGTTCACGCCGTACCCGCAGGGCGCAGCAGTCGATCTGCCGATCATCTTCGCCCACCGCGACGTCGGAAACACCGCGTGCCCGGGTGATGCCGCATACGCACACATGAACGACATCCGGAACATCGCGGCCGCGAACATCGGGGGAACGTTGAACCCCTCGAACCCTTCCAATCCGTCGACGCCTGCGCCCAAGCCGACCACTCCGGTCGACACGGTCACCGGTGGCACCGGTTCGTCGATCCCGGATCTGGTCACCCAGATTCTGCAGATCACCGACAATTCACCGCTCGCGCAGAAGTGGATCGCCGAAGGTGGCGAGATCGGACGCCTCGGCCAGGCACTGTCCGGAATTCTGCAGGCGAAGCTCGGCAACCAGGGTGCGCTGTTCCAGAACGGCGCTGTCTACACCTCGCCGAACGGCGGAGTGTTCACCGTGCTCGGCGAGATCTTCAAGTCGTGGCAGAGTTTCGGTTCCGACGCGGGTGAACTGGGATTGCCGATCTCGGACGAGTACTCGATCCCGGACGGCCTGCGCAGTGACTTCGAGAACGGTTCGCTGATCTTCAACCAGATCACCGGCATGGTCACGAAGGTCCTCAAGACCTACAACGAGACCTTTGCCCAGGAAATGGCCAACAGCGCGCCTGTCGGCTGA
- a CDS encoding amino acid permease: protein MSSTDQPALQHTLKKRHLSMIAIAGVIGAGLFVGSGVAIQETGPGVLISYALAGVVVILVMRMLGEMSAASPETGSFSSYADKAIGRWAGFSIGWLYAWFWIIVLGIEATAGALIMNRWVPGVPQWTWALILMIVLTLTNIISVKSFGEFEFWFASIKVVAIIAFLGMGIVAICGWMPGVEAPGMTNLTGHGGFLPNGTGAMLAAVLVVVFSFFGAEIATIAAGESANPLEAVRAAVKSVVWRILIFYIGSIAVVVTLLPWDSASVALSPYVAVMDSYGIPAAGNIMDVVVLTSVLSCLNSGLYTASRMIFSLAGRGDAPKSLSRIEKTGVPMRAVLVSTIVGFLTVGMNYLSPDKVFLFLVNSSGAIALFVWLVISVSQLRTRRKLEASGQELELKMWFFPYLTYATIAAIIALCIGMLTLDSTRSQMIVSLGLAAILVGIGLYRYRNHKDTDADADADAEVVPVAESAPTP from the coding sequence ATGTCCAGTACAGACCAGCCGGCACTTCAGCACACGCTGAAGAAGCGGCATCTGTCGATGATTGCGATCGCAGGCGTCATCGGCGCCGGACTGTTCGTCGGCTCCGGTGTGGCGATCCAGGAGACGGGACCCGGTGTCCTGATTTCCTACGCGCTTGCCGGCGTCGTCGTCATCCTCGTGATGCGCATGCTCGGTGAGATGTCGGCAGCGTCGCCGGAAACCGGCTCGTTCTCCTCGTACGCCGACAAGGCCATCGGCCGCTGGGCGGGCTTCTCGATCGGCTGGCTGTACGCGTGGTTCTGGATCATCGTGCTCGGCATCGAGGCCACCGCCGGTGCCCTCATCATGAATCGCTGGGTTCCGGGGGTTCCCCAGTGGACCTGGGCATTGATTCTGATGATCGTGCTGACGCTGACCAACATCATCTCGGTCAAGTCGTTCGGCGAGTTCGAGTTCTGGTTCGCCTCCATCAAGGTCGTCGCCATCATCGCGTTCCTCGGCATGGGCATCGTGGCGATCTGCGGATGGATGCCCGGCGTCGAAGCACCCGGAATGACAAACCTGACCGGTCACGGCGGCTTCCTGCCGAACGGAACAGGAGCGATGCTCGCCGCAGTCCTTGTGGTCGTGTTCTCGTTCTTCGGGGCCGAAATCGCCACGATCGCAGCCGGTGAATCGGCCAACCCGCTCGAAGCTGTTCGCGCAGCCGTCAAATCCGTCGTCTGGCGAATTCTCATCTTCTACATCGGCTCGATCGCGGTGGTCGTCACTCTGCTTCCCTGGGACAGCGCGTCGGTTGCACTCAGCCCGTACGTCGCCGTCATGGACTCCTACGGCATTCCGGCCGCGGGCAACATCATGGACGTCGTCGTCCTCACGTCGGTTCTGTCCTGCCTCAACTCGGGTCTCTACACCGCGAGCCGCATGATCTTCTCCCTCGCCGGCCGCGGCGACGCCCCCAAGTCGCTCTCACGTATCGAGAAGACCGGCGTCCCGATGCGCGCTGTCCTGGTCTCGACGATCGTCGGCTTCCTCACCGTCGGCATGAACTACCTCTCCCCGGACAAGGTCTTCCTGTTCCTGGTCAACTCCTCCGGTGCGATCGCGCTGTTCGTCTGGCTGGTCATCTCGGTGTCCCAGCTGCGCACCCGCCGCAAGCTCGAAGCTTCGGGCCAGGAGCTGGAACTCAAGATGTGGTTCTTCCCGTACCTGACCTACGCCACGATCGCCGCCATCATCGCGCTCTGCATCGGAATGCTCACCCTGGACTCGACGCGCAGCCAGATGATCGTGTCCCTGGGACTTGCAGCGATCCTCGTGGGTATCGGGCTCTACCGCTACCGGAACCACAAAGACACCGACGCCGACGCCGACGCCGACGCCGAGGTCGTGCCCGTCGCCGAGAGCGCTCCCACACCCTGA